One region of Thermodesulfovibrionales bacterium genomic DNA includes:
- the thiE gene encoding thiamine phosphate synthase, with protein MTDRSLFTDRTSLYSAIEESLRGGLRALQLREKELTIRELLSMAQELREITLRHGAKLFINDRVDVAIAAGADGVHLGQSSIPASAAKKITKGRLLVGVSTHSLKEAVQAEKDGADFITFGPIYHTPSKLKYGEPLGTDALREATSEVSLPVLAIGGITPERVKEVIESGSS; from the coding sequence GTGACGGATAGGAGCCTGTTTACCGATAGGACTTCCCTTTATTCGGCTATCGAGGAATCGCTAAGGGGAGGCCTGAGGGCCTTGCAGCTGAGGGAAAAAGAACTCACGATAAGGGAACTGTTGAGCATGGCACAGGAACTGAGAGAGATTACCCTGCGGCACGGGGCAAAACTTTTCATCAATGACAGGGTTGATGTGGCGATCGCGGCTGGAGCAGACGGCGTGCACTTAGGCCAGTCGAGCATCCCTGCATCAGCGGCAAAGAAAATCACAAAGGGAAGACTCCTCGTGGGGGTCTCGACCCATTCCCTTAAGGAGGCGGTTCAGGCAGAGAAGGACGGTGCGGATTTCATAACCTTCGGGCCGATTTATCATACGCCGTCCAAACTGAAATACGGAGAACCTCTCGGAACAGATGCACTAAGAGAGGCAACATCTGAAGTTTCCCTGCCGGTCCTCGCGATCGGAGGCATCACCCCCGAAAGAGTGAAGGAAGTCATCGAAAGCGGTTCCTC
- a CDS encoding thiazole synthase: MEDRLVIKGIEFRSRLWVGTGKYRDFEETKNVIEASGSDVVTVAVRRVNIIDRKSENLLDYIDPKKYKILPNTAGCYTVEDALRYSRLAREAGISDLIKLEVIGDEKTLFPDTIGLLKATEILSKEGFVVFPYTNDDPIMAKRLEDAGAAAVMPLGAPIGSGLGIRNPYNIRIILEAAKVPVIVDAGVGTASDATIAMELGCDAALINTGIAGARDPVVMASAMKHAVVAGRLAFRAGRIPKKLYATASSPIEGML, from the coding sequence GTGGAAGACAGATTGGTAATCAAAGGCATCGAATTCCGGTCGAGGCTCTGGGTCGGAACCGGGAAGTACAGGGACTTCGAAGAGACGAAGAACGTCATAGAGGCCTCGGGCAGTGACGTCGTCACCGTCGCCGTGAGACGGGTCAACATCATAGACAGGAAGAGTGAAAACCTCCTCGACTACATAGATCCGAAGAAATACAAGATACTCCCCAACACGGCCGGCTGCTATACGGTGGAGGACGCATTGCGGTATTCACGCCTCGCGCGGGAGGCTGGCATCTCCGATCTCATAAAGCTTGAGGTGATAGGAGACGAGAAGACGCTCTTCCCCGACACCATCGGGCTCCTGAAGGCGACGGAGATACTCTCGAAGGAGGGCTTTGTCGTCTTCCCGTATACAAACGACGATCCGATCATGGCAAAACGACTGGAGGATGCCGGTGCCGCAGCCGTGATGCCCCTCGGCGCGCCGATCGGTTCCGGTCTCGGCATAAGAAATCCATACAACATCAGGATCATACTCGAGGCCGCAAAAGTCCCGGTGATCGTCGACGCCGGTGTGGGAACAGCGTCTGACGCAACGATAGCGATGGAACTCGGATGCGACGCAGCCCTCATTAATACCGGCATTGCCGGCGCTAGGGACCCTGTCGTGATGGCCTCTGCGATGAAGCACGCGGTTGTCGCGGGCAGACTCGCCTTCAGGGCGGGGAGGATCCCGAAGAAACTCTACGCAACGGCGAGCAGCCCGATAGAGGGAATGCTCTAA
- the thiS gene encoding sulfur carrier protein ThiS, whose protein sequence is MNMVLPYLQGYGFFMTLIVNGETVETSASTLKELLDALRVLPERVAVEVNLSVIGKAQYPSFHLNEGDRVEIVNFVGGG, encoded by the coding sequence ATGAACATGGTTTTGCCGTATCTCCAGGGATACGGTTTTTTTATGACTCTGATCGTAAACGGTGAAACCGTCGAGACATCGGCATCCACGCTGAAGGAACTCCTCGATGCGTTGCGCGTTCTTCCGGAGCGGGTTGCCGTTGAGGTGAACCTTTCGGTCATCGGGAAGGCTCAATACCCTTCCTTCCATCTCAACGAGGGGGACCGGGTCGAGATCGTTAACTTCGTCGGCGGCGGATGA
- a CDS encoding proline--tRNA ligase: MRFSQMFIPTLRETPADAEAISHTLMLRAGYVRQLASGLYVFLPLGWRLMNKIHAVLREEMDAIGGQEVSMPVLHPAEIWQQTGRWDTIGDEMFRLKDRTGRDMCLGMTHEEIMTWLASREIRSYRDLPQIWYQIQTKLRDEARPKSGILRTREFIMKDSYSFDISPEALEKSYRLHAEAYHRIFERCGLKFYQVESDPGMMGGATAHEFMAPSQAGEDEVALCGKCGYAANVELALSVPLKIETKDWALEEVHTPEKRTVAEVSNFLKLAPAYFIKSILVMSDSGPVLALVRGDQELHEKKLARVIGNHRPAQKTEVKELLGVEAGFIGPMGQSVRIIADPSLQEGLYVSGANKPHYHMRGVKAGRDFSGEWHDIHVARAGDSCLNCGSELVVERVIEIGNIFKLGTKYSEPLKAFFLDESGQERPIIMGSYGIGPARIAAAAIEQNHDKDGIIWPKSISPFDLEILPLNMKDEKTVEVAESLYRDLTEKGNDVLMDDRDERAGVKFKDADLIGIPTQIILGEKNLKEGLVEVKDRKTKVTTKMGVREVAEKGIV; this comes from the coding sequence ATGCGCTTTTCGCAGATGTTCATCCCGACGCTTCGCGAGACCCCTGCCGACGCAGAGGCGATAAGTCATACCCTCATGCTCAGGGCCGGGTACGTCCGGCAACTCGCCTCAGGCCTCTATGTTTTTCTTCCCCTGGGCTGGAGGCTCATGAACAAAATCCACGCGGTCCTGAGGGAAGAGATGGATGCGATAGGAGGCCAGGAGGTCTCGATGCCGGTGCTCCATCCCGCGGAGATATGGCAGCAGACCGGCAGGTGGGATACGATCGGCGACGAGATGTTCAGACTGAAAGACCGGACAGGCAGGGACATGTGTCTCGGGATGACCCATGAGGAGATCATGACATGGCTCGCCTCAAGGGAGATCCGTTCGTACCGGGACCTTCCGCAGATCTGGTATCAGATACAGACGAAACTCCGGGATGAGGCGAGACCGAAGAGCGGCATCTTGCGCACCCGTGAGTTCATCATGAAAGACAGCTACAGTTTCGATATCTCCCCCGAGGCCCTCGAGAAGAGCTACCGGCTCCATGCGGAGGCATACCACAGGATTTTCGAGAGATGCGGCCTGAAATTCTATCAGGTCGAGTCCGACCCCGGCATGATGGGCGGCGCCACAGCCCATGAGTTTATGGCACCGAGTCAGGCCGGAGAGGATGAGGTCGCGCTCTGCGGAAAATGTGGCTACGCGGCGAATGTGGAGCTTGCACTCTCGGTGCCTCTTAAGATAGAGACGAAAGACTGGGCACTTGAAGAGGTCCATACTCCGGAGAAGAGGACTGTTGCCGAGGTCTCGAACTTCCTGAAACTCGCTCCTGCGTATTTCATAAAGAGCATCCTCGTGATGAGCGATAGCGGCCCGGTACTCGCCCTCGTGAGGGGCGACCAGGAACTCCATGAAAAGAAGCTGGCGCGGGTCATAGGAAACCACAGACCCGCACAGAAGACCGAGGTGAAAGAGCTGCTCGGCGTTGAGGCCGGATTCATCGGTCCCATGGGACAATCGGTACGGATAATCGCAGACCCCTCGCTGCAGGAGGGCCTCTATGTCAGCGGCGCGAACAAACCCCACTACCACATGAGAGGAGTTAAGGCCGGACGGGATTTTTCGGGAGAATGGCATGACATTCATGTCGCCCGTGCGGGTGACTCGTGCCTGAACTGCGGTAGCGAGCTTGTGGTCGAGCGGGTCATAGAGATCGGCAATATCTTCAAGCTCGGTACGAAGTACTCGGAACCCTTGAAGGCCTTTTTCCTCGACGAGAGCGGTCAGGAAAGACCGATCATCATGGGGAGCTACGGCATAGGTCCCGCGAGGATAGCGGCCGCGGCGATAGAGCAGAACCATGACAAAGACGGTATCATCTGGCCGAAGAGCATCTCGCCCTTCGATCTCGAGATACTGCCTCTCAACATGAAGGATGAAAAGACCGTCGAGGTGGCGGAGAGTCTCTACCGGGATTTGACAGAAAAGGGTAACGATGTCCTGATGGACGACCGGGACGAGAGGGCTGGCGTGAAGTTCAAGGACGCTGACCTGATCGGCATCCCGACACAGATCATCCTCGGTGAAAAGAACCTGAAGGAGGGTCTTGTGGAGGTTAAGGACAGAAAGACAAAGGTGACGACAAAGATGGGCGTCAGGGAGGTTGCGGAGAAGGGAATCGTTTGA
- the greA gene encoding transcription elongation factor GreA, whose protein sequence is MQRVPMTPDGYQKIQDELERLLKVERPRNIQAIAEARAHGDLSENAEYHAAKERQSFIEGRIQELQGKLALAEIIDPSKISQSRVAFGATVRVLDVGADEEYVFILVGTEEADVKQGKISFSSPVGKALLGKEVGDSVVIKAPARTIEYEILEIRFG, encoded by the coding sequence ATGCAGCGAGTGCCGATGACACCCGACGGGTATCAGAAGATTCAGGATGAACTCGAAAGGCTCCTTAAGGTCGAGAGGCCGAGGAACATACAGGCGATAGCAGAGGCACGCGCCCACGGCGACCTTTCGGAGAACGCAGAGTATCATGCGGCGAAAGAACGGCAGTCCTTCATCGAGGGGAGGATACAGGAGCTCCAGGGAAAGCTGGCCCTTGCCGAGATAATCGATCCTTCGAAGATAAGCCAGTCTCGCGTTGCCTTCGGCGCAACCGTCAGGGTTCTGGACGTTGGAGCCGATGAAGAGTATGTCTTCATCCTCGTCGGGACCGAGGAGGCGGACGTGAAACAGGGGAAGATATCGTTCAGTTCGCCTGTCGGCAAGGCCCTCCTCGGTAAGGAGGTCGGCGATTCCGTTGTGATTAAGGCTCCCGCAAGAACGATCGAATACGAAATATTAGAGATACGCTTTGGATAG
- a CDS encoding dihydroorotate dehydrogenase electron transfer subunit: MDRYFKARIAENRPLQKEYNLLTLVPLSAVNEPAPGQFYMIGMEGDYDPLLKRPFSLLRRTSFGLQFLFRVRGRGTLFLRSMKEDSVIDVLGPLGNTYPPPPKGRTPVLVAGGIGMASLFSLGERLTGDAYIFYGVRTGEEFLLLEELERIAKRLTITTDDGSCGEKGCITDIVRNFVSDGAASGALYSIYACGPKPMLGALFSIVKGKGIETFVSMEENMACGIGACLGCVVKTVNGHKRVCKEGPVFPIDEILWT; encoded by the coding sequence TTGGATAGATACTTCAAGGCACGGATTGCCGAAAACAGACCGCTACAGAAAGAATACAATCTCCTCACCCTAGTCCCTCTCTCGGCAGTAAACGAACCCGCACCCGGACAGTTTTACATGATCGGCATGGAGGGTGATTATGATCCGCTCCTGAAGAGGCCTTTCAGTCTCCTGAGGAGGACATCCTTCGGTCTCCAGTTTCTCTTCAGGGTCAGGGGAAGGGGGACACTCTTCTTGAGGAGTATGAAGGAAGATTCGGTGATCGACGTTCTGGGTCCGCTCGGGAACACCTATCCCCCTCCGCCGAAGGGCCGTACGCCCGTACTCGTTGCAGGGGGCATCGGCATGGCATCGCTGTTTTCGCTCGGAGAGAGGCTCACTGGGGATGCCTATATCTTCTATGGTGTGCGCACCGGAGAAGAATTCCTCTTGCTTGAGGAACTCGAAAGAATTGCGAAGAGACTGACGATAACGACCGACGACGGATCGTGCGGGGAAAAAGGGTGCATAACGGATATCGTGAGGAATTTCGTGTCCGACGGCGCCGCGTCCGGAGCCCTCTATTCAATATACGCGTGTGGTCCGAAGCCTATGCTCGGCGCGTTGTTTTCGATCGTAAAGGGGAAGGGGATTGAGACATTCGTGTCTATGGAAGAGAACATGGCCTGCGGCATAGGGGCCTGCCTCGGTTGTGTCGTGAAGACCGTGAACGGACACAAGAGGGTCTGTAAGGAAGGTCCTGTCTTTCCGATTGATGAAATCCTATGGACCTAA